The proteins below come from a single Spirochaetota bacterium genomic window:
- a CDS encoding DUF192 domain-containing protein, with product MSGSGRTIFILLLIIISGVTVPTLAAKEPFKLMIIDTQGRQVPLIVEIADTEPLRTKGLMNRREMTQGRGMLFVFDRESRHNFWMKNTFIPLSIAYISSTGVINEIYDMKPLDTSVTYPSAMPARYALEVNQGWFRKNNIVKGCRIVLDGCISK from the coding sequence ATGAGTGGATCAGGGCGAACGATATTCATACTATTATTAATTATCATTTCAGGCGTTACCGTACCCACCCTTGCGGCGAAGGAGCCCTTCAAGTTAATGATCATCGATACCCAGGGCAGGCAGGTTCCCCTGATTGTGGAAATTGCCGACACGGAACCGCTGAGGACAAAGGGCCTCATGAACCGCAGGGAGATGACCCAGGGGAGGGGCATGCTTTTCGTGTTCGACCGTGAGAGCAGGCATAATTTCTGGATGAAAAACACTTTCATTCCACTGAGCATAGCCTATATCAGCTCAACGGGAGTTATCAACGAGATATACGACATGAAGCCCCTGGATACATCGGTCACATACCCGTCGGCCATGCCCGCGCGGTACGCCCTGGAGGTAAACCAGGGATGGTTCAGGAAGAACAATATTGTGAAAGGCTGCAGAATAGTCCTCGATGGATGCATCAGTAAATAG